DNA from Candidatus Thermoplasmatota archaeon:
ATTGAAAGGCTGCAGCCTTCCGGTACTTTTTCACCGGTGCTTGAATCATATGTGGTCGTATTATCCTCCAGTAGGATGACCTTTTTTCCTTCTTCATCGTAGCAGGTGTCCGTGACCTTGACATTTCTGACCATATCTATATCTTTACTTCCCTGGGAAATAATCCATAATTTTCCCTCCATCTCCACTTTTGCATTTGTGTTTTCGGGAATTGTGTGGAGGTCTGGGAACTGGGCATTGACCGTTCCTTCCTTCCTTGCATTGACAATAGAACCTGTGGAAGGTTCCACCCAGTATGTCGTGTTGCCCGTGTAGAGGAGGTTTACATGGCGGTCACTCATCCCGTCTATATCCTGTATGCCAATTGGACAGTTGTCGGTTCTTATGACATACCTGTAGGTATCCAGCCCCGCTATGTTCTCCTCGCCTTCAAAGTACGCTGTTGATGCGTTTTTGGTATCAGAATCCCATAGTACATAATCTCTTTTTTCAACACCGATGGGGAAAGTGAGAAGTCCCCGTTTGTCACTGAACATACGGTCGTATTCCATCGTGTACGGGTTGACACCATCGATACCTTTTCTCTGCAATTCATCTGGAAGCATACGCCCTGTTTCATTCTTGGCAATCACTTCGTTCCCTACCAGGTACATACTGTCCGTCGATGCATCTTCCACCCATATGTGATTTGTTATAACTGCATTGTATCTGTCATACCAATCGTTTTCTCCGACCTTTGACATGTTGAAAATCGATATATTGCCTGTCAGTTCTGCAGTGATATTCAGATCCGACGGAAGTTTGTGAAGATCCGGAAACTCGAGATATTGAATAACGCGCTTGTCATAGTCAATTATCGTACCCGTTTTTATATCTGCCCAGACGGTTTGATCACCGCTGTAGTAAAGTTTAGCTTCAGGGGGTGTTCCTTCCGGTCCTGGGCCAATATATATTTCATCCTGGTGACCGGCGTATCCATATGTCTTTACACCCGCTATCTTTTTCTCACCGATATAATAAGCTATGCCAGTTGCATCATCGGTATCAACATATCCCTGCTTGTATATGTCATCCATGTCTGTATTCCAAACAAGATATTCCTCTCCCTTCTTCACTCCAAGCGGGAATATCCACTGGCCAATTCTCTCTGTATCCCCATAGCCCGGAACATTCCTCGAGGTATATGGGTCTATACCATATACCTTAGTCATCTTCAGGTCAGGTATATCTTTCCCTGTACTTTTATCTTTGACGGATATATCCTCCCTTACCAAAAGTAT
Protein-coding regions in this window:
- a CDS encoding porin PorA family protein, whose protein sequence is MRGKRNIMVVLGLVFFIVAPSLSFVLTPSMKKIPDNLHETVYYEGKFGMFNSTTLKMDYKNIEIKREINAMKKEGNILLVREDISVKDKSTGKDIPDLKMTKVYGIDPYTSRNVPGYGDTERIGQWIFPLGVKKGEEYLVWNTDMDDIYKQGYVDTDDATGIAYYIGEKKIAGVKTYGYAGHQDEIYIGPGPEGTPPEAKLYYSGDQTVWADIKTGTIIDYDKRVIQYLEFPDLHKLPSDLNITAELTGNISIFNMSKVGENDWYDRYNAVITNHIWVEDASTDSMYLVGNEVIAKNETGRMLPDELQRKGIDGVNPYTMEYDRMFSDKRGLLTFPIGVEKRDYVLWDSDTKNASTAYFEGEENIAGLDTYRYVIRTDNCPIGIQDIDGMSDRHVNLLYTGNTTYWVEPSTGSIVNARKEGTVNAQFPDLHTIPENTNAKVEMEGKLWIISQGSKDIDMVRNVKVTDTCYDEEGKKVILLEDNTTTYDSSTGEKVPEGCSLSIHGVYADTGGEAQNYGDTRREGLYTFPPGVDKRDYSMWNSEIGAPSPVDFMREEDHEGIHTYLYETQEMRKVFDPTPGINQNVIYTTTTKYWVEPNSGLIIDMEKQSEKKVDILNYLFGISSPIWVKAYTLTLSFTDDMVKELVKEGKQSSELIQLSGKTVPATQVDISSANLLDNVKAAEQQKKQVEQLSGNKVKVGDLHYWMTEQSVEEMAGKAKTSGFLLTLMEAIIPILLVIFGISLILLWFVNKPR